In the genome of Fulvivirga maritima, one region contains:
- the recO gene encoding DNA repair protein RecO, translating into MLHKTRGVVFKYFKYRDTSIIVKVFTEAFGLQTYIVNGVRSKSSRSRIALYQPITLLDMVVYKKNAAEINRISEVKCNHPFLTISTDIKKTYIAIFLAEVLYKCVKEEEEDVSDLFNFIFHSIEILDHLESGYENFHLQFLLKLSHYLGFGVESPEDHFLTIDNEELKILTHLVNNSYEEHIKMSNNLRRNLLDHIVRFYKVHIESLKEINSLNILKEVI; encoded by the coding sequence ATGTTACACAAAACAAGAGGTGTAGTTTTTAAGTACTTTAAATATCGTGATACATCTATTATAGTTAAGGTATTTACAGAAGCTTTTGGCTTACAGACCTATATTGTAAATGGCGTAAGGAGTAAATCATCTCGCAGTAGGATTGCGCTTTACCAACCTATTACCTTATTAGATATGGTGGTGTATAAAAAAAATGCCGCTGAGATTAACCGAATTTCGGAAGTTAAATGTAATCATCCTTTCTTAACTATTTCTACCGATATCAAGAAGACGTACATAGCTATATTTCTGGCAGAAGTTTTATACAAGTGCGTGAAAGAAGAGGAAGAAGATGTGTCTGACCTTTTTAACTTCATTTTTCATTCAATAGAAATCCTCGATCATCTGGAGTCTGGGTATGAGAATTTTCATTTACAGTTTTTACTCAAGCTATCGCACTATCTGGGTTTTGGAGTAGAGTCTCCCGAAGACCATTTTCTTACTATAGATAATGAAGAGTTGAAAATCCTGACTCACCTGGTTAATAATTCTTATGAGGAACATATTAAGATGTCTAACAACTTGAGGAGAAATCTTCTGGATCATATTGTCAGGTTCTATAAGGTTCATATTGAGTCTCTTAAGGAGATAAATTCATTAAATATATTGAAGGAGGTTATTTAA
- a CDS encoding NAD(P)/FAD-dependent oxidoreductase, protein MSDFETNTKTVDVLIIGAGPSGTVAASILHEKGYKVHIVEKQKFPRFVIGESLLPRCMENFKKANLIEAIEANHFQKKFGAKFVSEVENCDFEFANQFTKGWGWTWQVQRADFDKVLADEVVKRGIALDYETEVTAVEFEDDGSSTTTVKNKDSEYHIKARHIVDASGYGKVLPRLLDLERPSDLPSRTSIFCHVKPKQVSDSPERMRIIIIVHSDNVWGWIIPFSDGTSSIGMVGDTEEMNKTTGTMEEQMRQWIANDKALRERFTDSEFIFEPRKITGYSSDVTQLHGKGYVLTGNASGFLDPVFSSGVTLATESGAKAAELVAEELDGNVVDWDKSYSQHLKDGTKVFKAFIEAWYRGDLQKIFFSKNPNEKIKSQICSVLAGYVWDKENPFVTKPERLLVNLAQLVG, encoded by the coding sequence ATGTCTGATTTTGAAACCAATACAAAAACAGTAGACGTCCTGATTATAGGAGCCGGACCCTCAGGAACTGTCGCAGCCTCTATTCTTCATGAAAAAGGCTATAAGGTTCATATTGTAGAAAAGCAAAAATTCCCACGCTTTGTGATCGGCGAAAGCCTTCTTCCTCGTTGTATGGAGAATTTTAAGAAGGCCAATCTGATTGAAGCCATTGAGGCTAACCATTTCCAGAAAAAATTCGGAGCTAAGTTTGTTAGTGAAGTTGAAAATTGTGATTTCGAATTTGCCAACCAGTTTACAAAAGGTTGGGGCTGGACATGGCAGGTACAAAGAGCTGATTTTGACAAAGTGCTGGCTGACGAAGTAGTAAAGAGAGGCATTGCCTTAGATTATGAAACTGAAGTTACTGCAGTGGAGTTTGAAGATGATGGTTCTTCTACTACCACCGTAAAAAACAAAGATTCTGAATACCATATTAAAGCCCGCCACATAGTTGATGCCAGTGGTTATGGCAAGGTACTACCCAGATTACTGGATTTAGAGCGTCCTTCTGATCTACCTTCTCGTACGTCTATCTTTTGTCATGTAAAACCTAAGCAGGTATCTGATAGCCCAGAGCGAATGCGCATTATTATCATAGTGCATAGTGATAATGTTTGGGGTTGGATTATTCCATTTTCTGACGGCACCTCATCTATTGGTATGGTAGGAGATACCGAGGAAATGAATAAAACCACAGGTACTATGGAAGAGCAAATGCGGCAGTGGATAGCTAATGATAAAGCATTAAGAGAAAGATTTACTGATAGTGAATTTATCTTTGAGCCTCGTAAAATAACTGGTTATTCTTCTGATGTGACGCAGCTCCATGGTAAAGGCTATGTGCTTACCGGAAATGCTTCTGGCTTTCTTGATCCTGTATTCTCTTCGGGCGTAACGTTGGCCACTGAGTCAGGCGCAAAAGCAGCTGAACTGGTAGCTGAAGAGCTAGATGGAAATGTGGTAGACTGGGACAAAAGCTATTCTCAGCATCTTAAAGACGGCACCAAAGTATTCAAAGCTTTTATAGAAGCGTGGTATAGAGGAGATTTACAAAAAATATTCTTTAGTAAAAATCCTAATGAAAAAATTAAGTCACAGATATGTTCTGTGCTGGCAGGTTATGTGTGGGACAAAGAAAACCCTTTCGTAACTAAGCCAGAACGATTACTCGTTAACTTAGCACAACTTGTAGGGTAA
- a CDS encoding HAL/PAL/TAL family ammonia-lyase, which produces MVKIEVGSLSLADIEKVVFEDESVKLSDDTAKVIEQSHNFLSEFSKNKVIYGINTGFGPMAQYKINEADQKDLQFNLIRSHSSGQGELIDPMAVRASMLARLNTLSLGYSGVHESSVNILVNLINHNITPVIFKHGGVGASGDLVQLAHLALVMIGEGEVVYEGQRQPTKGVFEELGIEPMQIKLREGLAVMNGTSVMTGIGIVNAVNAQTAIGWSIAITAMICEMVDSYDDYFSPQLNGAKKHQGQQHVAGLMRGIMEDSKYIRKREKQLYETLVEEEVISNKVQEYYSLRCAPQILGAIYETIKEAQKLLVEEINSANDNPIVDVENQNVYHGGNFHGDYVAFEMDKLKIAVTKLSMLAERQLNFLMNPHLNGILPPFANLGKLGFNFGMQGVQFTATSTTAENQMLSNPMYIHSIPNNNDNQDIVSMGTNAASCAERVIENTFEVLAIEVISVVQALDHLQKVDGLSSQSKKIYEQVREIVPVFSDDYPLYGKIKEVKEFMMKNSLLKV; this is translated from the coding sequence ATGGTTAAAATAGAAGTCGGCTCATTGTCACTAGCTGATATTGAGAAGGTTGTGTTTGAAGATGAATCTGTAAAACTATCTGATGATACAGCTAAAGTAATTGAACAAAGCCATAATTTTTTAAGCGAATTTTCTAAGAATAAGGTCATTTATGGAATCAATACTGGTTTCGGACCAATGGCTCAGTATAAAATAAATGAGGCTGACCAGAAAGACCTTCAGTTTAATCTTATTAGGAGTCATTCTTCAGGTCAGGGAGAATTAATTGACCCTATGGCTGTACGAGCTTCTATGCTAGCCAGGTTAAATACCCTTTCATTAGGCTATTCTGGTGTGCATGAGTCATCAGTTAATATTCTTGTAAACCTTATTAATCATAATATAACCCCTGTTATTTTTAAACATGGAGGTGTAGGTGCTAGTGGAGATTTAGTGCAGCTGGCTCACTTGGCATTGGTTATGATTGGCGAAGGAGAAGTGGTTTATGAAGGCCAAAGACAGCCAACCAAAGGCGTATTTGAGGAGCTGGGTATTGAGCCTATGCAAATAAAACTCAGAGAAGGGCTGGCAGTAATGAACGGAACCAGCGTGATGACGGGTATCGGTATAGTAAATGCTGTGAATGCTCAGACAGCTATTGGTTGGTCCATAGCTATTACTGCAATGATCTGTGAAATGGTTGATTCTTATGATGATTATTTCTCCCCTCAACTAAATGGAGCTAAAAAGCACCAGGGGCAGCAGCACGTGGCAGGCCTTATGAGAGGTATTATGGAGGATAGCAAATACATCCGTAAGAGAGAAAAGCAGCTATATGAAACTCTGGTAGAAGAAGAGGTGATCTCCAATAAAGTGCAGGAGTATTATTCTCTGCGCTGCGCACCTCAAATCTTAGGAGCTATTTATGAAACTATAAAAGAAGCACAAAAACTTCTGGTAGAAGAAATCAATTCGGCTAATGATAACCCTATAGTGGATGTTGAAAACCAAAATGTGTATCATGGCGGTAACTTCCATGGAGATTATGTGGCCTTTGAAATGGATAAGTTGAAAATAGCGGTAACCAAGCTATCTATGCTGGCAGAGCGACAGCTAAACTTCTTGATGAATCCGCACCTAAATGGCATACTACCTCCTTTTGCCAATCTGGGTAAATTAGGTTTTAACTTTGGTATGCAAGGGGTGCAGTTTACGGCTACTTCTACCACAGCAGAAAATCAGATGCTTTCAAACCCTATGTACATCCATAGTATTCCTAATAATAACGATAATCAGGACATTGTGAGTATGGGTACTAACGCAGCTAGCTGTGCAGAAAGAGTAATAGAAAATACTTTTGAGGTGCTGGCTATAGAAGTGATATCTGTAGTGCAAGCTTTAGATCACTTGCAAAAGGTAGATGGCCTTTCTTCTCAGAGTAAAAAGATCTATGAGCAGGTGAGAGAAATTGTGCCTGTGTTTAGTGATGATTATCCTTTGTATGGTAAAATAAAGGAGGTCAAAGAGTTTATGATGAAAAATTCTTTATTGAAGGTATAG
- the fabG gene encoding 3-oxoacyl-ACP reductase FabG yields the protein MSYALVTGGSRGIGRAICVQLAKQGYDIIINYSSNKQAAEETQTAVEQEGKKASLLPFNVADRAACRAAVEQWYADNADEKIEVLVNNAGIRKDNLMVWMKDEEWDDVMDISLGGFYNVTKSVLPELIKAKKGKIVNIVSLSGLKGLPGQTNYSAAKAAVIGATKALAQEVARRNISVNAVAPGFIRTEMTQDIDEKDVKGLIPMRRFGTAEEVASVVGFLASDASSYITGETISINGGLY from the coding sequence ATGAGTTATGCATTAGTTACGGGAGGATCCAGAGGGATTGGAAGAGCCATTTGTGTGCAGTTAGCCAAACAAGGATATGATATTATAATTAACTATTCATCTAATAAACAAGCGGCGGAAGAAACCCAGACAGCAGTAGAGCAGGAAGGTAAAAAAGCGTCATTGCTTCCTTTTAATGTGGCTGATAGAGCAGCCTGCAGGGCGGCAGTAGAGCAGTGGTATGCTGATAATGCTGATGAAAAAATAGAGGTATTAGTAAATAATGCCGGTATCCGTAAAGATAATCTCATGGTTTGGATGAAGGATGAGGAGTGGGATGACGTGATGGATATTAGCCTTGGAGGTTTTTATAATGTTACCAAAAGCGTTTTGCCGGAATTGATAAAGGCAAAAAAAGGAAAGATTGTAAATATAGTATCCTTATCAGGATTGAAAGGCTTGCCAGGGCAAACCAATTACTCAGCGGCTAAAGCTGCAGTAATAGGAGCTACTAAAGCACTTGCCCAAGAGGTAGCCAGAAGAAATATTTCTGTAAATGCGGTGGCCCCCGGCTTTATCAGAACAGAAATGACTCAAGATATTGATGAGAAAGATGTGAAAGGCCTGATCCCTATGAGAAGGTTTGGAACAGCAGAAGAAGTGGCCAGTGTGGTTGGATTTTTAGCTTCAGATGCTTCTTCTTATATTACGGGAGAGACAATATCAATTAATGGAGGCCTATATTAG
- a CDS encoding beta-ketoacyl-[acyl-carrier-protein] synthase family protein gives MKRVVITGIGIYSCIGKNLEEVKDSLYQGKSGIGIDPQRKEMGFRSGLTGILDKPDLKGSLTRRQRIGLADQGEYAYVSTIEAMKQAGMDEDFLASGDVGIIFGNDSSAKPCIEAVDTLRLKNDTALIGSGSIFQSMNSTVTMNLSTIFKLKGINLTVSAACASGSHSIGLGYMMIKSGLQERIICGGAQEVNYQSMGSFDGLGTFSVMEKDPHTASKPFDKNRDGLVPSGGAATVIIESLESAQARGARIYGEILGYGFSSNGDHISHPNVEGPTKSLEMAIKQANVKPSDIEYINAHATSTLAGDLNEGRAILNVFGEKQPWLSSTKSMTGHEMWMAGASEVVYSLLMMHNSFIAPNINLKDPEDELKSLNFVFDTVDKDFNIFLSNSFGFGGTNSSLIIKKFD, from the coding sequence ATGAAAAGAGTTGTTATCACTGGTATTGGTATTTACTCGTGTATAGGTAAAAATCTTGAAGAAGTAAAAGATTCGCTATACCAAGGTAAATCAGGTATTGGAATAGATCCGCAAAGGAAAGAAATGGGATTTAGATCCGGGCTTACTGGTATTTTAGACAAGCCGGATTTAAAAGGTAGCCTGACCAGGAGGCAGAGAATAGGGCTTGCTGATCAGGGAGAATATGCCTATGTCTCTACTATCGAGGCCATGAAACAGGCCGGTATGGATGAAGATTTTCTGGCCTCTGGTGATGTTGGTATAATCTTCGGTAATGACAGTTCGGCAAAACCATGTATTGAGGCGGTAGACACACTCAGACTGAAAAATGACACAGCACTAATAGGTAGTGGCTCTATTTTCCAGTCTATGAATAGTACGGTTACCATGAACCTTTCTACCATTTTTAAGCTCAAAGGCATTAACCTTACCGTAAGTGCGGCTTGTGCCAGCGGCTCTCATTCTATTGGCTTAGGCTATATGATGATTAAAAGTGGTCTTCAGGAAAGAATTATCTGCGGAGGAGCTCAGGAAGTAAACTATCAGTCTATGGGTAGTTTTGATGGTCTGGGTACATTCTCAGTTATGGAAAAAGACCCTCATACGGCTTCTAAGCCCTTTGATAAAAATAGAGATGGACTGGTGCCTAGTGGAGGTGCCGCTACAGTAATTATAGAGAGCCTGGAGTCTGCTCAGGCACGTGGCGCTAGGATTTATGGCGAAATTTTAGGTTATGGTTTTTCTTCTAACGGAGATCATATCTCTCACCCTAATGTGGAAGGACCTACCAAATCATTAGAAATGGCGATAAAGCAAGCTAATGTTAAACCTTCTGACATTGAGTACATCAACGCGCATGCTACCTCTACTCTGGCAGGAGATTTAAACGAAGGCCGTGCCATACTCAATGTATTTGGTGAAAAGCAGCCTTGGTTAAGCTCTACCAAATCTATGACTGGTCATGAAATGTGGATGGCTGGCGCTAGCGAAGTGGTTTATTCTCTATTAATGATGCATAATTCATTCATCGCTCCGAATATTAATCTCAAAGACCCTGAAGATGAACTTAAATCTTTGAACTTTGTGTTTGATACGGTAGATAAAGACTTTAACATATTTTTATCCAACTCATTTGGGTTTGGAGGAACAAATTCTAGCTTAATCATTAAAAAATTTGATTAA
- a CDS encoding acyl carrier protein has translation MNKEEIIERINGFLVEEFEVEPEVIEPEANLKETLDLDSLDYVDLVVEIESNFGFKVNPEDFGGITTFQDFYDYVIQKAEAV, from the coding sequence ATGAACAAGGAAGAAATCATAGAAAGAATAAACGGATTCTTAGTAGAAGAATTTGAGGTGGAACCTGAGGTGATAGAGCCTGAGGCCAACTTAAAAGAAACCTTAGATCTGGATAGTTTGGATTATGTAGACCTGGTGGTAGAGATTGAAAGTAATTTTGGCTTCAAGGTTAATCCTGAAGATTTTGGTGGCATCACCACCTTTCAGGATTTTTATGACTATGTAATTCAGAAAGCCGAAGCAGTGTAA
- a CDS encoding LpxL/LpxP family acyltransferase — protein sequence MSSWKGKTRGGLLGYQIFIFLIRKLGLGAAYLLLRFVAMYYVAFAPKSTAGIYKYFRTIKMPWPKAMLSVYRSYYVFGQTLIDKIAIGSGSADKFAYTYDGIEHLRGLKDTGGILLGAHFGNWEIAGFLLNDINLTTNILIYEAEHEKIKNFLDKVMNSKHVKIIPIKNDLSHLFKINNALRNKEVICMHGDRFVDGARIVEKTFMGKKAYFPLGPFSMLTKLKVPYTFAYAVRGKGRVYHLSATPIHEVTTSAEQILDDYIKHLETKVLSHPLQWFNYYDFWSKDVKGASVQS from the coding sequence ATGTCATCCTGGAAAGGGAAGACCCGAGGCGGCCTTCTTGGTTATCAAATATTTATTTTCCTTATAAGGAAGTTAGGGTTGGGAGCGGCTTATCTGCTTCTTCGTTTTGTGGCTATGTACTACGTAGCCTTCGCCCCTAAATCTACAGCGGGTATATATAAGTACTTTCGCACTATTAAAATGCCCTGGCCCAAAGCTATGTTGTCGGTTTACCGAAGCTACTATGTGTTTGGGCAAACCCTTATAGACAAGATAGCGATTGGATCTGGCAGTGCTGATAAGTTTGCTTATACTTATGATGGTATTGAGCACCTGAGAGGATTAAAAGATACCGGCGGTATTTTACTTGGAGCACATTTTGGTAATTGGGAAATAGCCGGCTTCTTGCTTAATGACATTAACTTAACCACTAATATTCTTATTTATGAAGCGGAGCACGAGAAGATAAAAAATTTTCTCGATAAGGTGATGAATAGCAAACATGTGAAGATCATTCCTATAAAAAATGACCTTTCACATCTGTTCAAAATCAATAATGCGCTGCGAAATAAGGAAGTGATATGTATGCATGGAGATAGGTTTGTAGATGGTGCCAGAATAGTGGAAAAAACTTTTATGGGTAAAAAGGCCTATTTCCCTTTAGGTCCATTTAGTATGCTTACTAAGCTAAAAGTGCCTTATACTTTTGCCTATGCTGTAAGAGGGAAAGGAAGAGTTTATCACCTTTCTGCAACTCCAATACATGAAGTAACTACCTCTGCAGAACAGATATTAGATGATTATATAAAACATTTGGAAACCAAAGTGCTAAGCCACCCCCTTCAATGGTTTAATTACTATGATTTTTGGAGTAAGGATGTGAAAGGTGCCAGTGTACAATCATAA
- a CDS encoding acyl-CoA thioesterase translates to MLIDNTKIKVRFSEVDSMGILWHGHYIKYFEDGRESFGEKYGIGYMDVYNNHGYMIPIVKVDCNYKRPIKYNDKVSLETTFVNTPAAKLIFTYRLYNTENNETYATGRSEQVFLTEDNQLYLTVPDFLVEWKKKWKVES, encoded by the coding sequence ATGCTAATAGATAATACGAAAATAAAGGTACGGTTTAGTGAAGTAGATAGTATGGGTATTTTGTGGCATGGCCATTATATTAAATACTTTGAAGACGGTAGAGAGAGTTTTGGAGAGAAATATGGGATAGGTTATATGGATGTGTATAATAACCATGGCTATATGATACCCATTGTGAAGGTAGATTGTAATTATAAAAGGCCGATAAAATATAATGATAAGGTGTCTTTAGAGACTACCTTTGTTAATACGCCAGCGGCTAAGCTCATTTTTACTTATCGTCTTTATAATACTGAAAATAATGAAACTTACGCTACTGGCAGGTCTGAGCAGGTTTTTCTTACTGAAGATAACCAGCTGTACCTTACAGTTCCTGATTTTTTAGTGGAATGGAAAAAGAAGTGGAAGGTTGAAAGCTAA
- a CDS encoding beta-ketoacyl synthase N-terminal-like domain-containing protein encodes MKKKEYPTLFQNKDYTHLEHLFIHSITDALQQVPEIDRKKTALVISTTKGNIDLLAPSYNGEIPAERALLSSIAKTVSTYFGLDHAGVVVSNACISGVSAILTAKSFIEAGLYDHAIVAGGDILSEFTISGFQCLKAMSDEPCQPYDADRKGISLGEACGTMILSNDLELAKDENQVIEILGGGQANDANHISGPSRTGEGLKAAVNKAVQASDISIEDIDYINAHGTATLFNDEMEAIAFDTLGMAQVPLNSLKGFFGHTLGAAGVIESIMTTEQMKRNLLIGTRNFKNMGVSKPLNIIEAAVPGIKSTYGLKTTSGFGGCNAAVIFEKYGN; translated from the coding sequence TTGAAGAAAAAGGAATATCCTACGCTCTTTCAGAATAAAGATTATACACATCTGGAGCATCTCTTCATCCATTCAATTACTGATGCTTTACAACAAGTGCCTGAAATTGATAGAAAGAAGACTGCCTTAGTTATATCTACAACCAAGGGTAATATTGATTTGCTGGCTCCATCTTACAACGGTGAAATTCCTGCTGAGCGGGCTTTATTATCAAGCATAGCAAAAACCGTTTCTACATATTTTGGACTTGATCATGCCGGTGTAGTAGTGTCTAATGCTTGTATTTCTGGGGTTTCTGCTATACTTACAGCAAAAAGTTTTATAGAAGCCGGCTTATATGATCATGCCATAGTGGCCGGAGGAGATATTTTAAGTGAGTTTACGATAAGTGGATTTCAGTGCCTGAAAGCTATGAGTGATGAGCCATGTCAGCCTTATGACGCGGATAGGAAAGGGATCAGTCTAGGAGAAGCATGCGGCACCATGATTTTGAGTAATGACCTTGAGCTAGCTAAAGATGAAAATCAGGTGATAGAAATATTAGGTGGAGGTCAGGCCAATGATGCTAATCATATCAGTGGGCCTTCCAGAACAGGAGAGGGGCTAAAGGCTGCGGTAAACAAGGCCGTGCAAGCATCAGATATTTCTATTGAGGATATTGATTATATTAATGCTCATGGTACAGCCACTTTATTTAATGATGAAATGGAAGCCATTGCTTTTGATACATTAGGTATGGCTCAGGTGCCATTAAATAGCTTAAAAGGATTTTTTGGTCATACTTTGGGTGCTGCCGGGGTAATTGAGTCTATCATGACTACCGAGCAGATGAAAAGAAATTTACTCATCGGTACCAGGAATTTTAAAAATATGGGGGTGAGTAAGCCACTAAATATCATTGAAGCCGCAGTGCCAGGGATTAAATCTACTTATGGATTAAAAACCACTTCAGGGTTTGGAGGTTGTAATGCCGCTGTAATATTTGAGAAATATGGGAATTAA
- a CDS encoding phosphopantetheine-binding protein, translating to MEQLKENLKVAIIEALNLEDVSTEEIDNDAPLFGAGLGLDSIDALELIVLLEKEYGVKVENPEEGKDIFQSINTIAAFIEKNKK from the coding sequence ATGGAACAGCTGAAGGAAAATTTAAAGGTAGCTATTATAGAAGCCCTTAACCTTGAGGATGTAAGCACAGAAGAAATTGATAATGATGCCCCGCTTTTTGGCGCCGGCCTGGGCTTAGACTCTATAGATGCGTTAGAGCTAATAGTACTTTTAGAAAAGGAATATGGTGTAAAGGTAGAGAACCCCGAAGAGGGGAAGGATATTTTCCAATCTATCAATACCATTGCAGCCTTTATAGAAAAGAATAAAAAGTAA
- a CDS encoding beta-ketoacyl-[acyl-carrier-protein] synthase family protein: MSKVYITGFGIVSSLGIGVEINLTSLKGFKSGISMPSFLQTSHKELPVGELKFSNVELCEKLEIEKCKYLSRTTLLGLLAAKEAIEMSSLKESDLKRTALINGTSVGGMDISELAYPSVLNSTLEEYRRTFQNHDCGAISQYMARHLHVHGHIETISTACSSSANSIMNAGRLIKAGMADQVIAGGTDALSLFTLNGFGALKILDPKHCKPFDATRKGLNLGEGAAFLVLESERSVEKRGVPVLGQLVGYGNCNDAYHQTASSPEGLGAYLAMDKALKVANLSPQQVDYINAHGTGTQNNDMSESQAIKKIFSDNIPVYSSTKAFTGHTLGAAGAIEAVYSLLSIREQIVFPSLNVEEPMDVLPDPITELRPTKIQNVLSNSLGFGGNSTSLIFSAAS; encoded by the coding sequence ATGTCTAAGGTATACATTACCGGTTTTGGGATAGTTTCTTCATTAGGAATTGGGGTAGAGATAAACCTGACATCACTAAAAGGGTTTAAGAGTGGTATTAGTATGCCTTCATTTTTACAGACAAGTCATAAAGAGCTGCCTGTAGGAGAACTGAAGTTCTCTAATGTTGAGCTTTGCGAAAAGCTCGAAATAGAGAAATGCAAGTATTTATCTCGTACTACTTTATTAGGGCTTTTGGCCGCTAAAGAGGCTATTGAAATGTCTTCTTTAAAGGAAAGTGATCTCAAACGAACCGCATTAATTAATGGTACCAGCGTTGGGGGTATGGATATATCTGAGCTGGCTTATCCTTCTGTTTTAAATAGTACGCTTGAAGAATATCGTAGAACTTTTCAAAACCATGATTGTGGAGCTATTTCGCAGTATATGGCACGCCACCTTCATGTTCATGGACATATAGAAACCATAAGCACGGCTTGTTCGTCTTCTGCTAATAGTATAATGAATGCCGGCCGGCTTATTAAAGCAGGCATGGCTGATCAGGTAATTGCTGGCGGTACAGATGCCCTTTCTTTATTTACATTAAATGGTTTTGGCGCCTTAAAAATATTAGACCCCAAACATTGCAAGCCATTTGATGCTACCAGAAAAGGACTTAACCTGGGAGAAGGGGCTGCTTTTTTAGTTTTAGAATCTGAACGATCAGTAGAAAAGCGTGGGGTGCCAGTGCTAGGGCAGTTGGTGGGGTATGGAAACTGTAATGATGCTTACCATCAGACGGCTTCATCTCCTGAAGGTCTGGGGGCTTACCTGGCAATGGATAAAGCGCTGAAAGTGGCCAATTTATCACCTCAACAAGTAGATTATATAAACGCTCATGGTACGGGCACACAGAATAATGATATGTCTGAAAGCCAGGCCATAAAAAAGATATTTTCTGACAATATTCCTGTTTATAGCTCTACCAAAGCATTTACAGGACACACTTTAGGTGCTGCCGGAGCTATAGAGGCAGTGTACTCATTATTATCTATCAGGGAGCAAATAGTATTTCCTAGTTTAAATGTAGAAGAGCCAATGGATGTACTTCCAGATCCTATCACTGAATTGCGACCTACTAAAATTCAGAACGTTTTATCTAATTCTTTAGGCTTTGGAGGCAATAGTACATCATTAATTTTTTCAGCAGCTTCATGA
- a CDS encoding beta-ketoacyl synthase chain length factor has translation MKIYINSTSAITPQQSFDKELYLKDWASQEGAYLKALEPVYKDIINPRLLRRMSRIIKMGVATSLTALKEAGVEQPGAIIVGTGLGCIQDTEKFLADIVTSEEGILSPTAFIQSTHNTVAGQIALLLGCNEDNFTYVNRGHSFENALMDGVLRIKEGNNHILVAGADEMTEEVAAIIKAMNYDQVDIWGEGASAFVLSSGSQESSVELRGVSALNHLSEAEVSEELIQFLNAHELTPADIDAVIVGVNKEDDSYLKAVKEVIPDAAMANFKRVTGEYFTAVAYGYQLGVNALLTESISGQLIIEKGKKDSFKNILVYNHYFGFNHSFGLLSK, from the coding sequence ATGAAAATTTACATCAATTCTACATCGGCCATTACTCCGCAGCAGTCATTTGATAAGGAGCTGTATTTAAAAGATTGGGCTAGCCAGGAGGGAGCTTACCTCAAGGCACTAGAGCCAGTCTACAAAGATATAATCAACCCCAGGCTGCTTAGGCGCATGAGCAGGATCATTAAAATGGGTGTAGCTACCAGTCTTACCGCTTTGAAGGAAGCCGGAGTGGAGCAGCCCGGAGCTATAATAGTAGGCACGGGTTTAGGCTGTATTCAGGATACAGAGAAGTTTTTAGCTGATATTGTCACTTCTGAGGAAGGAATTCTTTCTCCTACAGCTTTTATTCAGTCTACTCATAATACTGTGGCTGGTCAGATAGCCTTGTTGCTGGGCTGTAATGAAGATAATTTTACTTACGTGAACAGAGGCCATTCCTTTGAAAATGCACTTATGGATGGAGTGCTAAGAATAAAGGAAGGCAATAATCATATTTTGGTAGCCGGGGCCGATGAAATGACTGAAGAAGTGGCGGCCATAATAAAGGCTATGAATTATGATCAAGTAGATATCTGGGGTGAAGGAGCTAGTGCTTTTGTGCTGTCCTCAGGGAGCCAGGAGTCATCTGTGGAGCTAAGAGGCGTGTCAGCACTTAATCACTTGTCAGAAGCAGAGGTGAGTGAAGAGTTGATACAATTTCTTAATGCTCATGAGCTTACTCCTGCAGATATTGATGCCGTAATTGTAGGCGTGAATAAAGAAGATGACAGCTATCTGAAGGCTGTAAAAGAAGTAATTCCGGATGCAGCAATGGCTAATTTTAAAAGAGTTACTGGTGAGTACTTTACAGCGGTAGCATATGGATATCAGCTCGGGGTGAATGCACTTTTAACAGAATCAATCAGTGGACAATTGATTATAGAGAAGGGGAAAAAAGACTCTTTTAAAAACATACTGGTATATAATCATTACTTTGGTTTTAACCATTCATTTGGTTTATTATCAAAATGA